A region from the uncultured Holophaga sp. genome encodes:
- a CDS encoding enoyl-ACP reductase — MLMQGKRGLIVGVANKWSIAWGITQKLSEQGAQLALSYQNDRLKKNVQELADELNNPMLMQLDLTSDKQIVMAFEQLKQEWGTLDFVVHAAAFAPRTALEGQFVATSREDFRMAHDISSYSLTALAQSAHPLMSAGGSILTLSYLGAERVVPNYNVMGVAKASLEASVRYLAADLGPEGIRVNAISAGPIKTLAASGISGFGSMMRHHRSRTPLRKDTDQAEVGDAALFLLSEMGRGVTGQVLYVDGGFSIMAD, encoded by the coding sequence ATGTTGATGCAAGGAAAGCGCGGTCTGATCGTGGGCGTGGCCAACAAGTGGTCCATCGCCTGGGGCATCACCCAGAAGCTCTCGGAGCAGGGGGCCCAGCTGGCCCTCAGCTACCAGAACGACCGCCTCAAGAAGAATGTGCAGGAGCTGGCGGATGAGCTGAACAACCCCATGCTCATGCAGCTGGACCTGACCTCGGACAAGCAGATTGTCATGGCCTTTGAGCAGCTCAAGCAGGAGTGGGGCACCCTGGACTTCGTGGTCCATGCCGCCGCCTTCGCACCCCGGACGGCCCTGGAGGGGCAGTTCGTGGCCACCAGCCGTGAGGACTTCCGCATGGCTCACGACATCTCGTCCTACAGCCTCACGGCCCTGGCCCAGAGCGCCCATCCCCTGATGAGTGCCGGGGGCAGCATCCTGACCCTGTCCTACCTGGGGGCCGAGCGGGTGGTGCCCAACTACAACGTCATGGGTGTGGCCAAGGCTTCCCTGGAGGCCAGTGTGCGGTACCTGGCCGCTGATCTGGGCCCCGAGGGCATCCGGGTGAACGCCATCTCCGCCGGCCCCATCAAGACCCTGGCGGCCTCGGGGATCTCGGGCTTCGGTTCGATGATGCGCCACCACCGCAGCCGTACGCCGCTGCGCAAGGACACCGATCAGGCCGAGGTGGGGGATGCCGCTCTCTTCCTGCTGAGCGAGATGGGCCGGGGCGTGACCGGTCAGGTGCTCTACGTGGACGGCGGCTTCAGCATCATGGCCGACTGA
- a CDS encoding Uma2 family endonuclease, with protein sequence MKLPQPGRSGYTLEDWRTWEGRWELIDGIAYDMTPSPSYAHQKAATQLTAILFNALGQRKARCAGGACEVIAAPIDVFLPAGVFIPDLVVVCDPAKISSRGIEGAPDLVVEILSPSTAGKDHSIKRWAYEAAGVPEYLIVDPDERLGILLYLVEGRYQEKARIAWGSTVALLGDRLEIPLGGD encoded by the coding sequence ATGAAGCTCCCGCAGCCTGGGCGTTCGGGCTATACCCTTGAAGACTGGCGGACCTGGGAAGGCCGCTGGGAGCTGATCGACGGGATCGCCTATGACATGACGCCCTCGCCCAGCTATGCCCACCAGAAGGCCGCGACCCAGCTGACGGCGATTCTCTTCAATGCCCTGGGGCAGCGGAAGGCGAGGTGCGCTGGGGGAGCTTGCGAGGTGATCGCGGCTCCCATTGATGTCTTTCTGCCTGCCGGGGTCTTCATTCCTGATCTGGTGGTGGTCTGCGATCCCGCCAAGATCAGCTCCCGGGGTATCGAAGGGGCCCCGGATCTGGTGGTGGAGATCCTCAGCCCCAGTACCGCCGGGAAGGATCACAGCATCAAGCGCTGGGCCTATGAGGCCGCCGGGGTGCCTGAGTATCTGATCGTGGACCCTGATGAGCGGCTGGGAATCCTGCTGTACCTGGTGGAGGGGCGCTACCAGGAGAAGGCGCGCATCGCCTGGGGCAGCACCGTGGCCCTGCTGGGCGACCGTCTGGAGATCCCCCTGGGCGGAGACTGA
- a CDS encoding tetratricopeptide repeat protein: MVRLAPLLLTPLSLLAQAQTPYQPRTDLDNSRYLKAYRDAEAQLKANPGNALAWAAKSQALSAMVRSWEAKSCADKALSLQPGLADGLLARGMARAGIAIQQRNLSSLRGVGAAMDDLRAAVAADPSLVSAWMSLGLGYQQLPGILGGSTRKALQCAESLRRVNGPRADLLQGTILSMDGRWNEALPYFGRALATAPGDAEIVYGYLDALGSKETRKILGQSEQKHRLALEARRLLPPVRTRARAVEAVSLALMDAGQPEEAWSVAQGALPHADSPSLLHLHLGKLAARTHLHQQEGLAYLDQVLREPLEGGTGGYAAAWWRKGQILKDLGRRDEARQAAEKALQTDPGHRGAKELLKELSS, from the coding sequence ATGGTCCGCCTGGCCCCCCTTCTCCTGACCCCCCTTTCCCTGCTCGCCCAGGCCCAGACGCCCTACCAGCCCCGGACCGACCTGGACAACAGCCGCTACCTCAAGGCCTACCGCGACGCCGAAGCCCAGCTCAAGGCCAATCCCGGCAACGCCCTCGCCTGGGCCGCCAAATCCCAGGCCCTCTCCGCCATGGTCCGCAGCTGGGAAGCCAAGAGCTGCGCCGACAAAGCCCTCAGCCTCCAGCCCGGCCTCGCCGATGGCCTCCTGGCCCGGGGCATGGCCCGCGCCGGCATCGCCATCCAGCAGCGCAACCTCAGCAGCCTGCGCGGCGTGGGCGCCGCCATGGACGACCTGCGAGCCGCCGTGGCCGCCGACCCCAGCCTGGTCAGCGCCTGGATGAGCCTGGGCCTGGGCTACCAGCAGCTCCCCGGCATCCTGGGCGGCTCCACCCGCAAGGCCCTCCAGTGCGCCGAGAGCCTGCGCCGGGTCAACGGCCCCCGGGCCGACCTCCTCCAGGGCACCATCCTCTCCATGGACGGCCGCTGGAACGAAGCCCTCCCCTACTTCGGCCGCGCCCTGGCCACCGCCCCCGGCGATGCCGAGATCGTCTACGGCTACCTGGACGCCCTGGGCAGCAAGGAGACCCGGAAGATCCTCGGCCAGAGCGAGCAGAAGCACCGCCTCGCCCTTGAAGCCCGCCGCCTCCTGCCCCCCGTCCGCACCCGGGCCCGGGCCGTCGAAGCCGTGAGCCTCGCCCTCATGGATGCCGGCCAGCCCGAGGAGGCCTGGAGCGTCGCCCAGGGCGCCCTGCCCCACGCCGACAGCCCCAGCCTCCTCCACCTCCACCTGGGCAAACTCGCCGCCCGCACCCACCTCCATCAGCAGGAAGGCCTCGCCTACCTGGACCAGGTTCTCCGGGAGCCCCTGGAGGGCGGCACCGGCGGCTACGCCGCCGCCTGGTGGCGCAAAGGGCAGATCCTCAAAGACTTGGGAAGAAGGGACGAGGCTCGCCAAGCCGCTGAGAAGGCCCTCCAGACCGATCCGGGGCACCGGGGGGCGAAAGAGCTGCTGAAAGAGCTGAGCTCCTAG
- a CDS encoding HAD hydrolase family protein: MTTSHVIYDDRGVRLRPFSTRDGAGMQWLAQSGLPVGFISALDDPSTRRRGMDLGVEILCLGPQDKRATLLAEVAARGLAPTEAAYFGDDLHDLPALKVAGFSACPADAAPEVRAACHVVLPELGGGGFFRAAAELILKAQGRWETIVGRYDC; encoded by the coding sequence TTGACCACATCCCATGTCATCTATGATGACCGGGGGGTTCGCCTGCGGCCCTTCAGCACCCGGGACGGGGCCGGGATGCAGTGGCTGGCGCAATCGGGGCTTCCGGTCGGCTTCATCTCGGCGCTGGATGATCCCAGTACCCGCCGGAGAGGGATGGACCTCGGGGTTGAGATCCTCTGTCTGGGTCCCCAGGACAAGCGTGCAACCCTCCTGGCGGAGGTGGCTGCCCGGGGGCTGGCGCCCACTGAGGCCGCCTATTTCGGGGATGACCTCCATGATCTGCCGGCCCTGAAGGTGGCGGGGTTTTCGGCCTGTCCTGCGGACGCGGCTCCGGAGGTGCGTGCCGCCTGCCATGTGGTGTTGCCTGAGCTTGGGGGTGGCGGATTCTTCCGGGCCGCCGCCGAGTTGATCCTGAAGGCCCAGGGCCGCTGGGAGACCATCGTGGGGCGGTATGACTGCTAG
- a CDS encoding N-acetylneuraminate synthase family protein gives MSAFPKPLIIFEMANNHMGQVEHGLRILDTFAKAVQPFRKHFDFGFKLQYRHLDTFIHPQAQGRMDIKYVKRFEETRLSEPQFRRLREGMRDTGFQAICTPFDETSVDMVEAHGFDFLKIASCSLGDWPLMERMARSPLPVIASTAGSGFEVLDRVVSFFEHREHPLSIMHCVAEYPTPAAHLNLNQINLLQSRYPSHPIGFSTHEEPANTRFVQMALAKGVQLLEKHVGLPTPEWPLNNYSSNPEETVQWLSAASEALEALGERQERYAASQAELESLHALRRGVFVTEPVEAGQPIDPAKVLLAIPTVPGQLTANDLSKYAEFIAQEPIPALGPVMGAAVKRMDNRERVYAIVLQVRELLKASHTVVGNQAEVEISHHYGLERFEQFGATIINLVNRAYCKKLIVMLPGQRHPEQFHKEKEETFHILHGSVDMILDDECRTLKAGDILTVERGVRHDFSSAEGSVIEEISSTHIKSDSYYTDESILRNPNRKTHLTYFFG, from the coding sequence ATGTCCGCCTTTCCGAAGCCCCTCATCATCTTTGAGATGGCGAATAACCACATGGGTCAGGTCGAGCATGGCCTGAGAATCCTGGATACCTTCGCCAAAGCCGTCCAACCCTTCCGGAAACACTTCGACTTCGGCTTCAAGCTCCAGTACCGCCACCTTGATACCTTCATCCATCCCCAGGCCCAGGGCCGGATGGACATCAAGTACGTCAAGCGCTTCGAAGAGACCCGATTGTCGGAACCCCAGTTCCGCCGCCTCCGCGAGGGCATGAGGGACACTGGCTTCCAGGCCATCTGCACCCCCTTTGACGAGACCTCCGTGGACATGGTGGAAGCCCATGGCTTCGACTTTCTCAAGATCGCCAGCTGCTCCCTGGGGGACTGGCCCCTCATGGAGCGCATGGCCCGCTCCCCCCTGCCCGTCATCGCCTCCACCGCCGGCTCGGGCTTCGAGGTGCTGGACCGGGTGGTGAGCTTCTTCGAACACCGGGAACACCCCCTCTCGATCATGCACTGCGTGGCCGAGTACCCCACCCCCGCCGCCCACCTCAACCTGAACCAGATCAACCTGCTCCAGAGCCGCTACCCCAGCCACCCCATCGGCTTCTCCACCCACGAGGAGCCCGCCAACACCCGCTTCGTGCAGATGGCCCTGGCCAAAGGCGTCCAGCTCCTGGAGAAGCACGTGGGCCTGCCCACCCCGGAGTGGCCCCTCAACAACTACTCCTCCAACCCCGAGGAGACCGTCCAGTGGCTCAGCGCCGCCAGCGAGGCCCTGGAGGCCCTGGGCGAGCGCCAGGAACGCTACGCCGCCTCCCAGGCGGAGCTGGAGAGCCTCCACGCCCTGCGCCGAGGCGTCTTCGTGACGGAGCCCGTGGAGGCGGGGCAGCCCATCGATCCCGCCAAGGTCCTGCTGGCCATCCCCACGGTGCCGGGTCAGCTCACCGCCAATGACCTCTCCAAATACGCCGAGTTCATCGCCCAGGAACCCATCCCCGCCCTGGGACCCGTCATGGGCGCTGCGGTGAAGCGCATGGACAACCGCGAGCGGGTCTACGCCATCGTCCTCCAGGTGCGGGAACTGCTGAAGGCCAGCCACACCGTGGTGGGCAACCAGGCCGAGGTGGAGATCAGCCACCACTACGGCCTGGAGCGCTTCGAACAGTTCGGCGCCACCATCATCAACCTGGTGAACCGCGCCTACTGCAAGAAGCTCATCGTCATGCTCCCCGGCCAGCGCCACCCCGAGCAGTTCCACAAGGAGAAGGAGGAGACCTTCCACATCCTCCACGGCTCCGTGGACATGATCCTGGACGACGAGTGCCGCACCCTCAAGGCCGGCGACATCCTCACCGTGGAGCGGGGCGTCCGCCACGACTTCAGCAGCGCCGAGGGCTCCGTCATCGAGGAGATCAGCTCCACCCACATCAAGTCGGACTCCTACTACACAGACGAGTCCATCCTGCGGAACCCCAACCGCAAGACCCACTTGACCTACTTCTTCGGGTGA
- a CDS encoding thiamine pyrophosphate-binding protein, translating into MKLSDYVWNRIADEGVEDVFMLPGGGCMHLVDSLGRNPRLRFICNLHEQGTAVAVDAYAQLRGFGAGLVTTGPGGTNALTGVAGAWLDSTPCIIISGQVKRADLKRDSGVRQLGFQEIDIVAMAAPVTKYAVTVEEPTQIRAHLDRALHLARTGRPGPVWLDIPLDVQAADIDPESLEGWSPEPRTAPGLDAIAQHTLELLLQARRPVILAGNGVRLAGALPDFIRLAERLQIPVLTTWKAADFLPEAHPLSAGRPGGSGQRAANFAQQTSDVLLSLGARLDLGQLAYEHGNFAPRARKIIVDVDPAELGKLRMNLEAAVEADAGAFIKALLVASEGLPAQDRSPWISRIAGWKARFPLVQEAYRQETGWVNLYVFMDALSDLLQAGDIMAPCSSGQGSEVTHQALRMPPGVRMLNSQGLGPMGFGPPAALGACVASGGRRTICIDGDGGFQMNIQELEVIHRLNLPIKLFVLDNQGYGSIRGSQRGYFQGHLVASDATSGLTLPDPLAVARAYGLPTASLESHEGLTDKLRTLLEQPGPLVCRVKLNPDQPTLPRAVSYQKPDGSMATRPMEDLFPLLEREELAAILDEATSQTQA; encoded by the coding sequence GTGAAGCTGTCCGACTACGTCTGGAACCGCATCGCCGATGAGGGCGTGGAGGATGTCTTCATGCTTCCCGGGGGCGGGTGCATGCACCTGGTGGACTCCCTCGGCCGGAACCCGCGCCTGAGGTTCATCTGCAACCTCCACGAGCAGGGCACCGCCGTGGCCGTGGATGCCTACGCCCAGCTCCGGGGCTTCGGCGCGGGCTTGGTCACTACGGGCCCCGGGGGCACCAACGCCCTCACCGGCGTAGCCGGGGCCTGGCTGGACTCCACCCCCTGCATCATCATTTCCGGCCAGGTGAAGCGGGCGGATCTCAAGCGGGACAGCGGGGTGCGCCAGCTGGGCTTCCAGGAGATCGACATCGTGGCCATGGCGGCCCCGGTCACCAAGTACGCCGTCACGGTGGAAGAGCCCACCCAGATCCGCGCCCACCTGGACCGGGCCCTCCACCTGGCCCGCACGGGCCGTCCCGGGCCCGTGTGGCTGGACATCCCCCTGGATGTGCAGGCCGCCGACATCGACCCAGAGAGCCTGGAGGGCTGGAGCCCGGAGCCCCGGACCGCCCCCGGCCTGGACGCCATCGCCCAGCACACCCTGGAGCTCCTGCTCCAGGCCCGTCGCCCGGTGATCCTGGCGGGCAACGGCGTCCGCTTGGCAGGCGCCCTCCCCGACTTCATCCGCCTGGCTGAGCGCCTCCAGATCCCGGTCCTGACCACTTGGAAGGCCGCCGACTTCCTGCCGGAGGCGCACCCCCTCTCCGCAGGCCGCCCCGGTGGCTCCGGGCAGCGGGCCGCCAACTTCGCCCAGCAGACCAGCGATGTGCTCCTCTCCCTGGGAGCCCGCCTGGACCTGGGCCAGCTGGCCTATGAACACGGGAACTTCGCCCCCCGGGCCCGGAAGATCATCGTCGATGTGGACCCGGCCGAGCTGGGCAAGCTCCGCATGAACCTCGAAGCAGCCGTGGAAGCCGATGCCGGGGCCTTCATCAAGGCCCTCCTGGTCGCCTCCGAGGGCCTCCCGGCCCAGGACCGCAGCCCCTGGATCAGCCGCATTGCAGGCTGGAAGGCCCGCTTCCCCCTGGTTCAGGAGGCCTACCGCCAGGAGACAGGCTGGGTGAACCTCTACGTCTTCATGGACGCCCTCTCCGACCTCCTCCAGGCAGGCGACATCATGGCTCCCTGCTCCTCCGGACAGGGGAGCGAAGTCACCCACCAGGCCCTCCGCATGCCCCCCGGAGTGCGCATGCTCAACAGCCAGGGCCTCGGGCCCATGGGCTTCGGCCCCCCGGCGGCCCTGGGGGCCTGCGTGGCCTCCGGCGGCAGGCGGACCATCTGCATCGACGGGGACGGCGGCTTCCAGATGAACATCCAGGAGCTGGAGGTCATCCACCGCCTGAACCTGCCCATCAAGCTCTTCGTGCTGGACAACCAGGGCTACGGCTCCATCCGGGGCAGCCAGCGGGGCTACTTCCAGGGGCACCTGGTGGCCAGTGACGCCACCTCGGGGCTCACCCTCCCGGACCCCCTGGCCGTGGCCCGGGCCTACGGGCTCCCCACCGCCAGCCTGGAGAGCCACGAGGGGCTCACGGACAAGCTCCGCACCCTGCTGGAGCAGCCCGGCCCCCTGGTCTGCCGCGTGAAGCTCAACCCCGACCAGCCCACCCTGCCCCGGGCCGTCTCGTACCAGAAGCCCGATGGCTCCATGGCCACCCGCCCCATGGAGGACCTCTTCCCGCTCCTGGAGCGGGAGGAGCTGGCGGCGATCCTGGACGAGGCCACCTCACAGACCCAAGCCTGA
- a CDS encoding FkbM family methyltransferase, whose translation MPTLAVPCPLEALRRFLERHEQIACFGAGLSGEFCLAYLRYLGREPQRFIDNRQGAWGSTFGGLPVADPASLATSTEGILITTARYAPEIRAQLSGMGIAGDRVHLITQEDLQVLYQRDPGWPPHVTRTYFNPHYRAYFEARGLDCSGPFLAARGYRFPNPFLADLDYQVSFFSEIGDYVLPALCGDTALYAEGPTEHGGAVICPGDVVIDAGANIGLFSMAVAPKAAQVHAFEPIPAVIRFLERARELHPNIEIAPFALAAAPGEAEFILSQGTNTCHSMVMGEGQERLRVRTHSIDAYVKERSLDRVDFIKADVEGAERHLLQGARETLRTQAPRLAICTYHLPDDPQVLEALVREANPAYVIEHRWAKLYAWVP comes from the coding sequence ATGCCCACCCTCGCCGTGCCCTGCCCCCTCGAGGCCCTGCGCCGCTTCCTGGAACGGCATGAGCAGATCGCCTGCTTCGGGGCCGGACTCAGTGGCGAGTTCTGTCTGGCCTACCTCCGCTACCTGGGTCGTGAACCCCAGAGGTTCATCGACAACAGGCAGGGGGCCTGGGGGAGCACCTTCGGAGGCCTGCCCGTAGCCGACCCCGCCTCCCTGGCGACCTCCACTGAGGGCATCCTCATCACCACCGCGCGCTATGCCCCGGAGATCCGGGCCCAGCTCAGTGGGATGGGCATCGCCGGAGACCGGGTCCACCTGATAACCCAGGAGGACCTCCAGGTGCTCTACCAGCGGGATCCCGGATGGCCCCCCCATGTGACCCGCACCTACTTCAACCCCCACTACCGGGCCTACTTCGAGGCCCGGGGGTTGGACTGCAGCGGACCCTTCCTGGCGGCCAGGGGGTACCGCTTCCCCAATCCCTTCCTGGCGGACCTGGACTACCAGGTCAGCTTCTTCTCGGAAATCGGGGACTACGTGCTCCCGGCCCTCTGCGGAGACACCGCCCTGTATGCCGAGGGCCCCACGGAGCATGGAGGCGCCGTCATCTGCCCGGGGGATGTCGTCATCGACGCCGGTGCCAACATCGGACTCTTCTCCATGGCGGTGGCCCCCAAGGCCGCGCAGGTCCATGCCTTCGAGCCCATCCCCGCCGTGATCCGCTTCCTGGAGCGGGCCCGAGAGCTCCACCCCAACATCGAGATCGCCCCCTTCGCCCTGGCGGCCGCCCCCGGGGAGGCGGAGTTCATCCTCTCCCAGGGCACCAACACCTGCCACTCCATGGTGATGGGGGAGGGCCAGGAGCGCCTCCGTGTCCGCACCCACAGCATCGACGCCTATGTCAAAGAGCGCTCCCTGGACCGAGTGGACTTCATCAAAGCTGATGTGGAAGGCGCCGAGCGCCACCTCCTCCAGGGGGCCCGGGAGACCCTGAGGACCCAGGCCCCCCGCCTCGCCATCTGCACCTACCACCTGCCCGACGATCCCCAGGTCCTGGAGGCCCTGGTGCGGGAGGCCAACCCCGCCTACGTCATCGAACATCGCTGGGCCAAGCTGTATGCCTGGGTGCCCTGA
- a CDS encoding NUDIX domain-containing protein yields MDPLEALESLVPDARKGLPEEVFLLLTRLTPMINVDLLIRDGEGRSLLTWRADTYYPAGWHVPGGIIRYKETAAQRLHAVAHLELGARIRFESEPLAIREVIQAERKNRGHFISMLYACTLETPPDPAREWHGGEPLHGEWAWHQGCPERLLEVHGMYRPFLR; encoded by the coding sequence ATGGACCCGCTGGAGGCTTTGGAATCCCTGGTGCCCGATGCCCGCAAGGGACTGCCGGAGGAGGTCTTTCTCCTTCTGACCCGCCTGACACCCATGATCAATGTGGACCTGCTCATCCGCGACGGGGAGGGACGGAGTCTCCTGACTTGGCGGGCGGACACCTACTACCCGGCGGGCTGGCATGTCCCGGGAGGGATCATCCGATACAAGGAGACCGCTGCCCAGCGCCTCCATGCGGTGGCCCACCTGGAGCTGGGAGCTCGCATTCGCTTTGAATCCGAGCCCCTGGCCATCCGGGAGGTCATCCAGGCCGAGCGGAAGAACCGGGGGCACTTCATCTCCATGCTCTATGCCTGCACCCTGGAGACTCCGCCCGATCCTGCCCGGGAGTGGCACGGGGGCGAGCCTCTCCATGGGGAGTGGGCCTGGCACCAGGGCTGCCCGGAGCGGCTATTGGAGGTGCATGGGATGTACCGGCCCTTTCTGCGTTGA
- a CDS encoding NAD(P)-dependent oxidoreductase — translation MPQSPLQGDLGEILGQTRGLWESLRGARLFITGGTGFFGVWLLESLAHARAVLDLDCEAVVLTRDPEGFRRRHPRLAGTPGLSLHPGDVRDFAFPGGSFTHVIHAGSTSAEATFQRIPPLESFDTVVQGTRRVLDFTAQCGARRFLLTSSGAACGPQPPGLDLIPEDWQGGPDLSLPQSALGEGKRVVEWMSRECGRQEGFEVVVARCFSFVGPHLQLDLHYAIGNFIRDALAGTPIRVQGDGTPIRSFLYAADLAVWLWTLLLRGEPGRLYHVGSERGLSVGELAHTVGRVLAPGLPVEILGQRVLGPAPSRYVPATTRCREELGLRERVDLEEAIRRTADFARRG, via the coding sequence GTGCCGCAGAGTCCCCTCCAAGGGGACCTGGGTGAAATCCTGGGCCAGACCCGGGGACTCTGGGAGAGTCTCCGGGGGGCCCGGCTCTTCATCACCGGGGGGACAGGCTTCTTCGGGGTCTGGCTGCTGGAGAGCCTCGCCCATGCCCGGGCTGTTCTTGACCTGGATTGCGAGGCCGTGGTGCTCACCCGGGATCCCGAGGGCTTCCGTCGTCGCCACCCTCGCTTGGCAGGGACCCCTGGGCTGAGTCTCCACCCGGGGGATGTGCGGGACTTCGCTTTCCCCGGGGGTTCCTTCACCCATGTGATCCACGCGGGCTCCACCTCGGCGGAGGCGACCTTCCAGCGCATCCCGCCCCTGGAGTCCTTCGACACGGTGGTGCAGGGGACCCGCCGTGTCCTGGACTTCACGGCCCAGTGTGGGGCCCGGCGCTTCCTGCTCACCAGTTCCGGAGCGGCCTGCGGGCCCCAGCCTCCGGGGCTGGACCTGATCCCGGAGGACTGGCAGGGAGGTCCCGACCTGAGCCTGCCCCAGTCAGCCCTGGGGGAGGGCAAGCGGGTGGTGGAGTGGATGAGCCGGGAGTGCGGACGCCAGGAGGGATTCGAGGTGGTGGTGGCCCGCTGCTTCTCCTTCGTGGGCCCCCACCTGCAGCTGGACCTGCACTACGCCATCGGGAACTTCATCCGGGACGCCCTGGCGGGGACCCCCATCCGGGTCCAGGGGGATGGCACGCCCATCCGCTCCTTCCTCTATGCGGCGGATCTGGCCGTCTGGCTGTGGACCCTCCTGCTGCGGGGCGAGCCGGGGCGGCTCTACCATGTGGGCTCGGAGCGCGGGCTCAGCGTGGGGGAGCTGGCCCACACCGTGGGGCGGGTCCTGGCGCCGGGTCTGCCCGTGGAGATCCTGGGGCAGCGGGTCCTGGGGCCGGCACCCAGCCGCTATGTCCCCGCCACCACCCGCTGCCGGGAGGAGCTGGGGCTGCGGGAGCGCGTGGACCTGGAGGAGGCCATCCGGCGCACGGCGGACTTTGCGCGGCGAGGCTGA
- a CDS encoding radical SAM protein: MTDQKALSTEESAKRNQLQLEKPLVYEKILKFDEKVKRGESIAILQFQYDYRCNFKCQHCCITRLEERGRDRSLRRFNLEDVRKLSRQAHELGLAHVVITGGEPLIFPDFDQLVEAWDPSKFYITSDTNGWFLDEARAKHLKAIGVDKIQLSLDSLNAQEHDEFRRKPGSHERAMRAIDAAQAAGLNLIIATVVTKQRIRSEEFIEFLEFGKARNVPIFVTYAKPVGAWEGNYDVMITREDMDYLRQLEKRYQVFTHLTPAYGMDLGCIAVKRMVSITQYGDVMPCPYIHTSLGNVFLEPLKEVLDRGMRIKCFHEYTDTCLIAEDRHFIEEVEAKKIYGKPLPVPWQEVFTPEDFIR; the protein is encoded by the coding sequence ATGACTGATCAGAAAGCCCTTTCGACCGAAGAGAGCGCCAAGCGGAACCAGCTCCAGCTGGAGAAGCCCCTGGTGTACGAGAAGATCCTCAAGTTCGACGAGAAGGTGAAGCGGGGCGAGAGCATTGCGATCCTGCAATTCCAGTACGACTACCGCTGCAACTTCAAGTGCCAGCACTGCTGCATCACGCGTCTGGAGGAGCGGGGGCGGGATCGGAGTCTGCGCCGCTTCAACCTGGAGGATGTGCGCAAGCTCTCCCGACAGGCCCATGAACTGGGCCTGGCCCATGTGGTGATCACCGGGGGTGAGCCCCTGATCTTCCCGGACTTTGACCAGCTGGTGGAGGCCTGGGATCCCAGCAAGTTCTACATCACCTCCGACACCAATGGCTGGTTCCTGGACGAAGCGCGGGCCAAGCACCTCAAGGCCATTGGTGTGGACAAGATCCAGCTGAGCCTCGACAGCCTCAATGCCCAGGAGCACGACGAGTTCCGGCGCAAGCCCGGCTCCCATGAGCGGGCCATGCGGGCCATCGATGCGGCCCAGGCTGCAGGGCTGAACCTGATCATCGCCACGGTGGTGACCAAGCAGCGCATCCGCTCTGAGGAGTTCATCGAGTTCCTGGAGTTCGGCAAGGCGCGCAATGTGCCCATCTTCGTCACCTACGCCAAGCCCGTGGGGGCCTGGGAGGGCAACTACGATGTGATGATCACCCGGGAGGACATGGACTACCTGCGGCAGCTGGAGAAGCGCTACCAGGTCTTCACCCACCTCACCCCTGCCTATGGCATGGACCTGGGCTGCATCGCCGTGAAGCGCATGGTCTCGATCACCCAGTATGGGGATGTCATGCCTTGCCCCTACATCCACACCAGCCTGGGCAATGTCTTCCTGGAGCCTCTCAAGGAGGTCCTGGACCGGGGCATGCGCATCAAGTGCTTCCACGAGTACACGGACACCTGCCTCATCGCCGAGGACCGCCACTTCATCGAGGAGGTGGAGGCCAAGAAGATCTACGGCAAGCCCCTGCCGGTGCCCTGGCAGGAGGTCTTCACCCCCGAGGACTTCATCCGGTGA